One window from the genome of Anguilla rostrata isolate EN2019 chromosome 5, ASM1855537v3, whole genome shotgun sequence encodes:
- the LOC135255715 gene encoding GTP-binding protein RAD-like gives MTLNKGDKLRNMDKRRGSTPFPVHLQTLHRRSMPVDDRELRSTAPTGELSNLTRCTSYTPGDQHRDGCVSDSSDSVISSGSDAEGQVYKVVILGDHGVGKSSLARIFGGIEDCHDCDEPGNTYDRSIAVDDEEASILLYDIWEQDNSQWLRDQSMRMGDAYIIVYSVTDKASFEKASELRIQLRRARQSENIPIILVGNKSDLVRSREVSMDEGSACAVVFDCKFIETSASLHHNVRELFEGIVRQIRLRRDSKEENARRLANSKRRESIGKKAKRFLGRMVARKNKKMAFRQKSKSCHDLSVL, from the exons ATGACTCTGAACAAAGGGGACAAACTTCGCAACATGGACAAGAGACGAGGAAGTACGCCGTTCCCCGTccacctgcagaccctgcacAGGAGAAGCATGCCCGTTGACGATCGTGAGCTCCGTTCAACGGCGCCGACCGGAGAACTGTCCAATCTCACGCGCTGCACATCCTACACCCCCGGCGACCAGCACAGAGACGGCTGTGTGTCTGATTCGTCAGACTCCGTCATCTCTTCCGGCAGCGACGCCGAGGGGCAGGTTTACAAGGTGGTTATCCTGGGCGATCACGGTGTTGGCAAGTCCAGTCTGGCGCGGATATTCGGCGGCATAGAAGACTGTCACGATTGCGACGAACCCG GAAACACGTACGACAGGTCCATTGCTGTCGATGATGAAGAAGCCTCCATCCTCCTGTACGACATATGGGAACAG GACAACAGCCAATGGCTGAGGGATCAGAGTATGCGCATGGGTGACGCCTACATCATCGTCTACTCGGTGACGGACAAGGCCAGTTTCGAGAAGGCCTCGGAGCTGCGCATCCAGCTGCGAAGGGCCAGGCAGTCAGAGAATATTCCCATAATCCTCGTGGGCAACAAAAGCGACTTGGTGCGGTCCAGAGAGGTCTCCATGGACG AGGGCAGCGCCTGCGCCGTGGTGTTCGACTGCAAGTTCATCGAGACGTCGGCCTCCCTCCACCACAACGTGCGGGAGCTGTTCGAGGGCATCGTGCGGCAGATCCGCCTGCGCCGGGACAGCAAGGAGGAGAACGCGCGGCGTCTGGCCAACAGCAAGCGCCGCGAGAGCATCGGCAAGAAGGCCAAGCGCTTCCTGGGTCGCATGGTGGCCCGGAAGAACAAGAAGATGGCCTTCAGGCAGAAGTCAAAGTCCTGTCACGACCTCTCGGTACTCTGA